A genomic region of Venturia canescens isolate UGA chromosome 9, ASM1945775v1, whole genome shotgun sequence contains the following coding sequences:
- the didum gene encoding unconventional myosin-Va isoform X2, whose protein sequence is MTTRELYIKGAKVWVPHPSKIWEGAILLEDYKTDQKTLAVHTDDSNQKKELEIKADADLPPLRNPDILLGENNLTSLSFLHEPAVLYNLQIRFQRHSIYTYCGIVLVAFNPYDELPIYGNDTIWAYRGQAMGDLEPHIFAVAEEAYTKLERESHDQSIIVSGESGAGKTVSAKYAMRYFATVGGSSTETQVEKKVLASSPLMEAFGNAKTTRNDNSSRFGKFIEIHFNKTYHLTGASMRTYLLEKSRVVFQAHDERNYHIFYQMCSAAKQFEKQNQNCFQELCLEDKDDFHYLNQGNSSVIKGVDDVACFEETMAALSRLGFNARQQDDLFRILAAILHLGNVDITNCDVQDSAGNDSEGCNISSSDKHLQAFSNLLGIDTNSMRKWLCHRKIVSMRDVILKPMNIDQALGARDALAKHIYAELFNFIVAGINNSLQTQSKSQCFIGVLDIYGFETFEINSFEQFCINYANEKLQQQFNQHVFKLEQEEYLKEEIEWTFIDFYDNQPCIDLIETKLGILDLLDEECRMPKGSDGSWAEKLYAKCSKSKHFEKPRFGTSAFLIHHFADLVEYRTTGFLEKNRDTVVEEQIEVLRSGNNKLLKKLFCDEDPKLAVPNAKIKISAQKPTINTPKQNKKTVGSQFRDSLNMLMSTLNATTPHYVRCIKPNDTKESFEYNPTRAVQQLRACGVLETIRISAAGFPSQRTYGDFFQRFRCLCKFKEIRRDDLRETCRRILATYIKDEDKFKFGKTKVLFRAGQVAYLEKLRGDRQRDACVMIQKMVRGLICRTRYRKIRRSVLGLQRHARGCLARRKAQGIRRERAAIKIQSRVKGWLEQSRFKRIKRTVLGLQTFGRGYMARKRYQTMKDNRAIVTIQRFARGYLVRRACRKKIDDIIIVQCCVRKFLARRIFRRLKAEARSVEHVKTLNKGLEKKIISMQHRINEIMKENQYLKTVQNEVVDLKSKLESLKTVEMENKKLNGVIVERDKELSRMNETLKRERDEKMDLLNEQEKHENLKSQENEKLREENERLRKELSLASEKLSVDQRGAEENFQNRLEQEKDLLLLDQDQDRGAYQRLLKDYHELEEQVEILQRKLALHVPGHSRSLSNASSGSGQIVSTELPPDDHNIDFGYGSVRSTASSSTPYSRVETIDWNQQRSDSPPDGEAQSTGKSPPETNGPTQPGPVDVGLVLKLQQKLKDVEKANGRLVRMVEDLERDSPEESSRTQDSFRLQELEMENAQLKKDLGSLRKVVAEGDSTTAQHQLMEQFDALQEELARRREECIQLHSVLADHTKRMKSLGSNYGRDVDIVNEDGELVLAFEAQKKINRQLEDELQSKEKGWRAQRDEWRGEIDRLQEEILKQQKLLSVNLSKAPQTQNEAYMQHEITRLTSENLELQEKYDKVAEECRKFKKQCRILAKRLKEAGFELDDIRESRDRPYMMHMMHKGVVPDSTESANDSGIVSTTTHSEGGNHLPAIRKKERDYEGMFEFKKEDITVVIRHLVIDLKPRIAVTLLPGLPAYILFMCIRHTDCINDDDKVRTLLTGYLNAVKRVIKKREDFDSAVLWLSNTLRLLHNMKQYSGDKPFQIENTPRQNEQCLRNFDLSEYRVVLSNVALWIFNNIVTHLKERIQALTVPALLEHEAISGLNSKEPGRARSSSVGEEKKSTQQKLEKLMDELTAVHKTLQYHGVDPEIVTQLFKQLFYFMCASALNNLLLRNELCHWTKGMQIRYNLSHLEQWARDERLGSSVDALQPIIQAAQLLQARKNDEDVTSVCEMCNKLTANQIVKILNLYTPADEFESRVPVLFIRKVQEKLELRRENNEQLLMDLKFSYPVRFPFNPSNIRLEDIEIPEVLHLPMLKKV, encoded by the exons ATGACAACGAGGGAGCTCTACATTAAG gGTGCTAAAGTATGGGTACCCCATCCATCGAAAATATGGGAGGGTGCAATACTTTTGGAGGATTACAAAACCGATCAAAAGACGTTGGCCGTGCACACGGACGATTCGAACCAGAAAAAGGAGCTGGAGATCAAGGCCGACGCGGATCTTCCGCCACTGAGAAACCCGGATATTCTCTTGGGCGAAAACAATCTCACTTCCCTTTCGTTTCTCCACGAACCAGCTGTCTTGTACAACCTTCAAATACGATTTCAACGACACTCTATTTACACTTATTGCGGTATTGTACTCGTCGCTTTCAATCCTTACGACGAGCTACCGATTTATGGAAACGACACGATATGGGCGTACAGGGGTCAGGCCATGGGCGATCTCGAACCCCACATTTTTGCCGTGGCCGAGGAAGCTTATACGAAACTCGAAAg AGAAAGTCACGATCAGTCAATTATCGTATCGGGAGAATCGGGGGCGGGTAAAACCGTATCAGCGAAATATGCGATGCGATATTTTGCGACGGTCGGTGGTTCATCGACGGAGACTCAAGTGGAGAAGAAAGTATTGGCATCCTCGCCTTTGATGGAAGCCTTCGGAAACGCCAAAACAACGAGGAACGACAATTCATCGAGGTTCGGTAAATTCATCGAGATTCACTTCAACAAAACTTATCATTTAACCGGAGCGAGTATGCGGACctatttgttggaaaaatcgcGAGTAGTTTTTCAA GCTCATGACGAAAGAAATTATCATATATTTTATCAAATGTGCTCAGCAGcgaaacaattcgaaaaacagaaccaaaattgttttcaagaACTCTGTCTCGAGGACAAGgacgattttcattatttaaatCAGGGTAACAGCTCCGTGATCAAAGGCGTCGACGATGTTGCATGTTTCGAAGAAACAATGGCCGCGCTCAGCAGACTTGGCTTCAATGCGAGACAGCAGGACGATTTATTTCGCATTTTGGCTGCTATACTGCATCTGGGCAATGTCGATATCACGAATTGCGATGTTCAAGACTCTGCTGGCAATGATTCCGAGGGCTGTAATATTTCT TCCTCCGACAAGCATCTTCaagctttttcaaatttattgggCATCGATACGAATTCGATGAGGAAATGGTTATGCcatagaaaaatcgtttcgatGCGAGACGTGATATTGAAACCGATGAACATCGATCAAGCCCTCGGGGCAcgcgacgctctcgcgaaacACATTTACGCTGAACTGTTCAACTTTATCGTCGCTGgtataaataattcgttgcaGACACAGAGCAAATCGCAATGTTTCATCGGCGTTCTCGATATCTATGGTTTCGAAACGTTCGAGATCAATTCGTTCGAGCAATTTTGTATAAATTACGCGAACGAGAAACTGCAGCAACAGTTCAATCAGCACGTCTTCAAACTCGAACAGGAAGAGTATCTCAAGGAGGAAATCGAGTGGACTTTCATAGATTTTTACGATAATCAACCGTGCATCGATCTCATTGAAACGAAATTAGGAATTCTCGACCTCCTGGACGAGGAGTGTCGC ATGCCCAAGGGCTCCGATGGCTCGTGGGCCGAAAAGCTGTACGCGAAATGCAGCAAATCGAAACACTTCGAGAAACCGAGATTCGGCACTTCTGCTTTTCTCATTCACCATTTTGCTGACCTTGTGGAATATCGGACTACTGgctttctcgagaaaaatcgtgATACCGTCGTTGAAGAACAAATCGAAGTACTTCGCAGTGGAAAC AATAAACTACTGAAGAAATTATTTTGTGACGAAGACCCGAAGTTGGCTGTGCCCAATGCAAAAATTAAGATTTCCGCTCAGAAACCGACGATCAACACTCCCAAGCAGAACAAGAAAACG GTCGGTTCGCAATTTCGGGATTCCCTAAACATGCTGATGTCGACGTTGAACGCGACGACGCCGCATTACGTGCGTTGCATAAAGCCGAACGATACGAAGGAGTCGTTCGAGTACAATCCGACAAGAGCGGTGCAGCAGTTGCGAGCCTGCGGAGTGCTCGAGACGATAAGAATATCAGCAGCAGGTTTCCCGAGTCAACGGACGTACGGAGATTTCTTCCAACGTTTCCGTTGTTTGTGTAAATTCAAAGAGATTCGTCGTGACGATCTGCGTGAAACGTGTCGCCGGATATTGGCGACGTACATAAAGGACGAGGATAAATTCAAGTTTGGAAAAACGAAAGTACTTTTCCGGGCCGGGCAGGTGGcttatttggaaaaattgcGGGGCGACAGACAGCGCGACGCGTGTGTAATGATTCAAAAAATGGTACGGGGCTTGATTTGTCGAACGAGATACCGAAAAATCCGTCGATCGGTCCTCGGACTCCAGAGGCACGCGAGAGGCTGCCTGGCCAGGAGAAAGGCCCAAGGAATCCGACGAGAAAGAGCTGCGATCAAAATCCAATCACGCGTCAAAGGCTGGCTCGAACAGAGTCGCTTCAAACGCATAAAACGCACCGTCCTCGGCCTGCAGACCTTTGGACGCGGCTACATGGCCAGGAAGCGATATCAAACCATGAAAGACAATCGAGCTATCGTGACCATTCAACGATTCGCACGAGGCTACCTCGTACGACGTGCTTGTCGCAAAAAGATCGACGATATCATCATCGTTCAATGCTGCGTCAGGAAATTTTTGGCTAGACGAATATTCCGGAGACTCAAAGCCGAGGCGAGGAGCGTCGAACACGTCAAAACTCTTAACAAGGGATTGGagaagaaaatcatttcgatGCAGCACAGAATCAACGAGATC ATGAAGGAGAACCAGTACTTGAAAACGGTCCAAAACGAGGTGGTGGATTTGAAGTCGAAGCTCGAGTCGTTGAAAACCGTTGAAATGGAGAATAAGAAGTTGAACGGTGTGATTGTTGAGAGAGATAAAGAATTGAGTCGAATGAACGAGACACTGaagcgagaaagagacgaGAAAATGGATTTGTTGAATGAGCaagaaaaacacgaaaatttgaaatccCAAGAGAACGAAAAGTTGCGCGAGGAGAACGAACGTTTGCGCAAAGAGCTGTCATTGGCGAGCGAAAAGTTGAGCGTCGACCAACGAGGGGCGGaggaaaatttccaaaatcgTTTGGAGCAGGAAAAAGATCTTCTGCTCCTCGATCAGGATCAAGATCGTGGGGCTTATCAGCGATTGCTCAAAGACTATCACGAGCTCGAGGAGCAGGTCGAAATCCTGCAGAGAAAATTGGCCCTCCACGTTCCTGGACACTCGAGGTCGTTGAGCAACGCTTCCAGCGGCAGCGGGCAAATCGTTTCCACGGAGCTTCCGCCTGACGATCACAACATc GATTTTGGATACGGATCGGTGCGATCGACTGCTTCGTCATCGACTCCTTATTCGAGGGTCGAAACGATCGACTGGAATCAGCAGCGATCGGACAGTCCGCCGGACGGCGAGGCCCAATCGACGGGTAAATCGCCACCTGAGACGAACGGACCCACGCAGCCGGGGCCCGTCGACGTTGGCCTCGTTCTCAAACTCCAACAGAAGCTCAAGGACGTCGAAAAGGCGAACGGAAGACTCGTCAGAATGGTCGAAGACCTGGAGCGGGACAGCCCCGAAGAATCGTCGAGAACTCAGGACAGCTTTAGG CTTCAAGAACTCGAGATGGAGAACGCTCAGCTCAAGAAAGATCTTGGATCACTCAGAAAGGTTGTAGCTGAAGGTGATTCAACGACTGCTCAGCACCAACTCATGG AACAATTCGATGCTCTCCAAGAAGAGCTCGCACGTAGGAGGGAAGAATGCATACAATTGCACAGCGTTTTGGCCGATCACACGAAGAGAATGAAAAGTCTTGGTTccaactacggtcgcgacgtTGACATCGTGAACGAAGATGGCGAATTGGTACTGGCTTTCGAAGCCCAGAAGAAAATAAACAG acAACTCGAGGACGAACTACAGAGCAAGGAAAAAGGCTGGCGTGCTCAGAGGGACGAATGGCGCGGAGAAATCGACAGGCTTCAAGAAGAAATTCTCAAACAACAGAAATTACTATCCGTCAATTTGAGCAAAGCACCACAAACCCAAAACGAGGCTTACATGCAACACGAAATCACGAGATTAACGTCCGAAAACTTG GAATTGCAAGAGAAGTATGACAAGGTTGCCGAAGAGTGCAGAAAGTTTAAAAAACAATGCAGAATTTTGGCGAAGCGTCTCAAAGAAGCTGGCT TCGAACTCGACGATATTCGGGAGTCTCGTGACCGACCTTACATGATGCACATGATGCACAAGGGTGTTG TGCCAGACAGCACGGAATCGGCCAACGATTCTGGCATAGTTTCAACAACGACTCACTCCGAAGGCGGAAATCACTTGCCAGCTATACGCAAAAAGGAACGCGATTACGAGGGCATGTTCGAGTTCAAGAAAGAAGATATCACTGTTGTGATAAGACATCTCGTCATAG ACTTGAAGCCTCGAATAGCGGTAACATTATTACCAGGTCTGCCAGCTTACATACTTTTCATGTGCATTCGTCACACAGATTGTATAAACGACGACGACAAAGTACGTACGTTATTGACGGGTTATTTGAACGCCGTAAAGAGAGTGATAAAGAAGCGGGAAGACTTTGATTCGGCTGTGCTGTGGCTGAGCAACACACTGAGACTGTTGCACAACATGAAGCAATATTCGGGTGACAAGCCTTTCCAAATCGAGAACACGCCGAGGCAGAATGAGCAGTGTTTGCGGAATTTTGATCTGAGCGAATATCGAGTGGTTTTGAGCAACGTCGCCCTCTGGATTTTCAACAATATCGTGACGCACTTGAAAGAGAGAATTCAGGCTTTGACGGTGCCGGCACTTTTGGAGCACGAAGCGATTTCCGGCCTGAATTCGAAGGAGCCAGGACGAGCGAGATCTTCTTCGGTcggcgaagagaaaaaatcgacccaGCAGAAGCTCGAAAAACTAATGGACGAGCTTACCGCGGTGCACAAAACTCTTCAGTATCACGGAGTCGATCCCGAAATAGTGACTCAACTGTTCAAACAACTGTTCTACTTCATGTGCGCCAGCGCACTCAACAATTTGCTGCTGAGAAACGAACTTTGTCACTGGACCAAAGGAATGCAGATCAGATACAATCTCAGCCACTTGGAGCAATGGGCCAGGGACGAGCGTCTCGGCTCGAGCGTCGATGCACTTCAACCCATCATTCAGGCTGCCCAGTTGTTACAGGCGCGGAAAAACGACGAGGACGTCACCTCCGTTTGCGAAATGTGCAACAAACTTACCGCCAATCAGATCGTCAAGATTCTCAACCTTTACACGCCTGCCGACGAATTCGAGTCGCGGGTTCCTGTCCTCTTCATACGAAAAGTCCAAGAAAAATTGGAGTTGCGACGCGAAAACAATGAACAG CTACTAATGGACCTGAAGTTTTCCTACCCGGTAAGGTTTCCGTTCAACCCATCGAACATAAGATTGGAAGACATCGAAATACCGGAAGTGTTACATTTGCCGATGTTGAAGAAGGTataa